The Styela clava chromosome 2, kaStyClav1.hap1.2, whole genome shotgun sequence genome contains a region encoding:
- the LOC120336530 gene encoding fibronectin-like isoform X1 — MWSSFFAAIVTSFILVKQVAASSCSTSCSRTLYIEELAADISSPCYPGNYLQNLNCRTEIQSDGTNLTQIQITAFNLEPWHDFLKLYGVTSFLLFINSTTKNVIITGYPIGNITALFSTDSSINKFGYNATVRAISESDVLNQYNSYHAEGAAHVLNSPVYLSSSGDKGMNGEAIDLMFLNIPNTTDTPIQSWNDYTIILANLNESAVLTFNVTATGFTAKWMEVSGSISYNVSVFDSDGNILKSVVTTETVQIFSDLPSGSDYNISVKITDKLGNVGYFSGNTTTDVLSPTNLRVTDIKQTNFMAIWDAVDGATSYRCDYDANGVSYSKQTENASFLVTGLSPGSLYTINIFAIFPVGVSDASSIQQITVPESVSNLHLVHTTYAVNVSWTGATGASDYRVTLHDEGNGSQILITTDTKILIGNLSPGIDHYLSIESVNAGGKSPAVGTNFTTVPSSVSELRVVSLTTSASVSWSGVKGVLYYTFTLSGDVREEISNTTDINITVPSLLPGTDYFLKVEAVNTAGVSPPTSLNFTTELLPFGASIEVASITTDSFVLNWTSIPGAIYYELTVSEKRNMYNCTHKLSVNESRKSFTNLPSGSLFEITLKVYNRPTNYKTMNGTATTGMKTPDNTSVTTITQTSFRVSWSTIKGAIHYQINATSDGSIIHKETSSNSAYLDNLSPGTVYNLSILAIFPSGTSSPSSRSQITVPSSVSELRVVYSTTSVSTWWNGTKGVSYYTLTLNGGERETIINTMDTNANMTTLLPGTDYSLKVEAVNSAGVSSPASLNFTTELLPSGASIEFASATMDGFVLNWTSIPGATYYELTVLEKRNMYNSTHKLSVNETRKSFINLPSGSLFEITLRVYNRPTNYKTMNGTAKTEMKTPGNVSVTAVTQTSFRVSWSAIKEAIHYQVNATSDANIVHEIALSPSVLLNRLSPGTLYNLSIFAIFPAGISLPSIESQITVPGNISNLTISSILTTSFTPYWSSIKCACSYSMTIIRNKDNAWKKEIGNVTSGGSITNVEPGITYTVYVSATNVAGNSAAASATFSTELIPQSTMLTVRDETTDSFVIEWPVIDGATQYTISVKEMRNLYNKAETITGNTKTVNSLPSGSFFNITLTVIGKEPENNATLTHDAKTAVTPPSGINAVSTTQTSFNLGWTKIVGALKYKIKASEGANIISKESPIEQIKIDNLLPGTEYNLEIVAEFPVGASAPAVKKQKTAPGNITDLTVKSTTTSFTPKWTAVTGATSYLLNLKRTRDNQDIKSDKQVSIEEVVGGVRPGTHYTLDVTAVNDAGGSFKAFETFTTNLSTPTEVKIVAITKNRFLLTWKEVDGANQYEYSCTDKIAQNTTETQVAVEDLKSNQQYTCEVAALTPDMKSLKSSYSERTAMLECDKSPCLNGGICKERDTSGFDCQCTSAYEGKTCENVRNWCEERETPCPGNATCFNDVNILKSRCECNAGFTGDAELRCVAFCPDSSMVKDNVTLTFNTSYTGRVAHSTEKCDGRSKASVVCVTTFNGNTAVSEYPESGVTLVKCGTTVDDVVSKVTDTTTDSKKLTEQTKKLEVLTSGDALKEDDVSKVAEYIDDVAKISGKSKNTVTVEILSGIVNTADNLISSKSISFLQTAPTPTPATPKPGNPPPPTEAPISAAQKEKEIKQNILKSLTILAEQVTIPNDTDEVVIETKSMIVKVIETPVFVQNSSDPQPQPQVTFAPVLTKFTGRQTNGSNVTETQMSVPLQIRIPGSAIVKANKEISETTKEKIRISFLLHKDDTLFPSRKNPEMIIAANLGSNVTLKNLEEDVIVTYEEVSSPAGISNSSKPMFQEFTEYECVYWDFDTGSWSAEGCCIDFDDLNLSTCRCDHLTNYAVLVSKSNIPADLVLDIVSDIGCALSIFGLICTIIIHCLKEDIRKKRPIQLLLHTCFCLLFSYVIFIAGMSVESSSLSDNVCVTIAALLQYFYLATWCWMSVYANDMYRSFLKVFNSNTSGYMTKCVIFAYGFPLLITLTNACIAVLHFDANNKYLSLCPNKDGYSEEIKSKFPRKSAYVSPNFCWIHDFSLYIGFLLPVALMLVFNIFVSAMVMKTLLNRASQVQSSAKQTTAKDHLLISITLAASTGLTWIVGYLMLLSEDPTYLLVTSWIFAIFNTTQGLVIFFTTCVRHENMRKIWWNPIRDRCCGMCSRIKMISPKREGFSLATSEGGATSFVSGSTENTKNTMVAAKSIITTNDEFSATAF; from the exons ATGTGGTCGAGTTTTTTCGCAGCCATTGTAACCAGCTTCATTCTGGTCAAGCAAGTGGCAGCAAGTTCGTGCAGCA CCTCGTGCAGTCGAACTCTCTATATAGAGGAGTTAGCAGCAGATATTTCATCTCCGTGTTATCCTGGCAATTATTTGCAAAATCTAAACTGTAGAACAGAGATACAGTCTGATGGAACGAATCTGACTCAAATACAAATCACAGCCTTCAATTTGGAACCATGGCATGACTTTCTCAAG TTATATGGCGTGACAAGCTTCTTATTATTCATAAACTCAACAACAAAGAACGTAATAATAACCGGTTATCCAATTGGTAACATTACTGCTCTGTTTTCAACGGACTCCAGCATCAACAAATTCGGATATAATGCTACTGTTCGAGCAA tttCGGAAAGTGACGTCCTCAATCAGTATAATAGCTATCACGCGGAGGGCGCTGCTCATGTATTGAATTCTCCGGTATATTTATCCAGCAGTGGTGACAAGGGAATGAATGGAGAAGCTATTGATTTGATGTTCCTTAATATTCCTAACACCACCGACACACCTATTCAATCGTGGAATGATTACACAA TTATTCTCGCAAACCTGAACGAATCCGCTGTATTAACTTTCAACGTAACTGCTACCGGATTCACTGCAAAATGGATGGAAGTATCCGGATCAATTTCGTACAATGTATCGGTCTTTGATTCTGAcggaaacattttaaaatctgtCGTTACTACCGAAACGGTCCAAATCTTCAGCGACCTACCAAGCGGCTCTGATTATAACATTTCTGTAAAAATTACTGATAAGCTGGGAAATGTTGGATACTTTAGTGGTAATACTACCACTG ATGTTCTTTCTCCCACCAATCTACGGGTAACtgatataaaacaaacaaacttcATGGCAATATGGGATGCTGTTGATGGAGCAACTTCTTATCGG TGTGACTATGACGCTAACGGCGTATCCTACTCCAAGCAAACTGAAAATGCGAGTTTTCTGGTAACTGGATTATCACCTGGATCGCTGtacacaataaatatttttgccatATTCCCAGTCGGTGTGAGCGATGCATCTTCTATTCAACAGATTACAG TTCCGGAAAGTGTAAGCAATCTTCACTTGGTGCATACAACATATGCTGTCAATGTGTCTTGGACTGGTGCTACAGGCGCGTCGGACTACAGAGTGACTTTGCACGATGAAGGAAACGGATCCCAAATTTTGATCACAACGGATACCAAGATTCTCATTGGGAATCTTTCACCTGGAATCGACCATTATCTTTCGATTGAATCTGTTAATGCAGGCGGGAAAAGCCCAGCAGTTGGGACAAACTTTACCACAg TTCCGTCAAGTGTAAGCGAGCTTCGTGTTGTTTCCTTAACAACGTCTGCTAGTGTATCGTGGAGTGGCGTAAAAGGAGTTTTATACTATACCTTCACCTTGAGTGGTGACGTAAGAGAGGAAATATCCAACACAACAGACATCAACATTACTGTGCCTTCTCTGTTGCCTGGGACGGATTACTTTCTTAAAGTTGAAGCTGTAAATACAGCGGGAGTGAGTCCGCCAACTTCATTGAACTTTACAACGG AATTGTTGCCCTTTGGTGCCTCCATTGAAGTTGCCTCCATAACGACGGATAGTTTTGTCCTGAATTGGACATCAATACCTGGAGCGATATACTATGAACTAACAGTTTCAGAAAAGCGAAATATGTATAATTGTACGCATAAGTTATCAGTTAATGAAAGCCGGAAATCATTCACTAATTTGCCGAGTGGATCATTATTTGAAATCACTCTCAAAGTATATAACAGGCCCACAAACTACAAAACAATGAATGGAACTGCCACAACAG GAATGAAAACACCAGATAATACATCAGTTACAACTATAACTCAAACATCTTTTCGTGTTAGTTGGTCGACAATTAAAGGAGCCATACATTATCAA ATAAACGCAACTTCTGATGGCAGTATCATTCACAAAGAAACTTCATCTAATTCGGCATACTTAGATAATTTATCTCCTGGAACAGTGTATAACTTGAGTATTTTAGCGATTTTCCCTTCTGGCACGAGTTCGCCATCTTCCAGAAGTCAAATTACAG TTCCGTCAAGTGTAAGCGAGCTCCGTGTCGTTTACTCAACAACATCTGTTAGTACATGGTGGAACGGCACAAAAGGAGTTTCCTACTATACCTTGACCTTGAATGGTGGCGAAAGAGAGACAATAATCAACACAATGGACACCAACGCTAACATGACTACTCTGTTGCCTGGGACGGATTACTCTCTTAAAGTTGAAGCTGTGAATTCAGCGGGAGTGAGTTCACCAGCTTCATTGAACTTTACAACCG AACTGTTGCCCTCCGGTGCCTCTATCGAATTTGCCTCCGCAACAATGGATGGTTTTGTCCTGAATTGGACATCAATACCTGGAGCGACCTACTATGAACTAACAGTCCTAGAAAAACGAAATATGTATAATTCTACACATAAGTTATCAGTTAATGAAACTCGGAAATCATTCATTAATTTGCCGAGCGGATCATTATTTGAAATCACGCTCAGAGTGTATAACAGGCCCACAAACTACAAAACAATGAATGGAACTGCCAAAACAG AAATGAAAACACCAGGAAATGTTTCAGTTACAGCTGTAACTCAAACATCTTTTCGTGTTAGTTGGTCGGCAATTAAAGAAGCTATACATTATCAA GTTAACGCAACTAGTGATGCCAACATTGTCCACGAAATTGCTCTATCTCCTTCGGTATTACTTAATAGACTATCTCCAGGAACACTGTACAATTTAAGCATCTTTGCAATCTTCCCCGCTGGTATCAGTTTGCCGTCAATTGAGAGTCAAATTACAG ttCCTGGGAACATCAGCAACTTGACAATAAGCAGCATTCTTACAACTAGCTTTACGCCGTATTGGTCAAGCATCAAGTGTGCTTGCTCGTACTCAATGACCATAATTCGAAATAAAGACAATGCATGGAAGAAGGAAATCGGCAATGTTACCAGCGGAGGTTCAATTACAAACGTTGAACCGGGAATTACGTATACAGTCTACGTCAGCGCTACTAATGTAGCAGGGAACAGCGCCGCAGCATCTGCTACGTTTTCAACAG AATTAATTCCCCAGTCAACTATGTTGACAGTGCGGGACGAAACTACCGACAGTTTTGTGATAGAATGGCCTGTTATTGATGGGGCAACACAATACACAATATCAGTGAAAGAAATGAGAAATCTTTACAACAAAGCGGAAACGATTACTGGAAACACGAAGACAGTCAATAGCTTACCGAGTGGTTCTTTTTTCAATATCACGCTTACTGTAATTGGTAAAGAGCCCGAAAATAACGCAACTTTGACTCACGATGCAAAAACAG CGGTTACACCCCCATCGGGCATCAATGCCGTTTCTACAACGCAGACCTCATTCAATCTGGGTTGGACCAAAATTGTTGGAGCTTTGAAATACAAG ATAAAAGCTTCAGAAGGAGCAAATATTATTTCGAAAGAATCGCCTATTGAACAAATAAAGATAGACAACCTGTTACCTGGGACTGAATACAACCTTGAAATAGTTGCAGAGTTTCCTGTGGGCGCAAGCGCACCTGCGGTTAAGAAGCAAAAAACTG CGCCTGGAAATATTACAGATTTGACTGTAAAATCAACAACCACGTCGTTTACTCCTAAATGGACTGCCGTTACCGGTGCTACGTCCTACTTGCTCAATTTAAAAAGAACAAGAGACAACCAAGATATAAAATCGGACAAGCAAGTTTCAATCGAAGAAGTTGTGGGAGGAGTCCGTCCGGGAACTCATTATACACTTGATGTCACGGCTGTGAATGACGCCGGAGGAAGTTTCAAAGCTTTTGAAACTTTTACCACga ACTTGTCCACTCCAACAGAAGTTAAAATAGTAGCAATAACAAAGAATCGTTTTCTGTTGACTTGGAAAGAAGTTGACGGCGCAAATCAATACGAGTATTCGTGCACAGATAAAATCGCCCAAAACACGACAGAAACTCAAGTTGCAGTAGAGGATTTAAAGTCTAATCAACAGTACACTTGCGAAGTTGCAGCTCTAACTCCGGACATGAAGAGTTTAAAAAGTTCATATTCCGAAAGGACAG CAATGCTCGAATGTGATAAAAGTCCGTGCCTAAATGGTGGTATTTGCAAGGAACGGGATACGTCGGGATTTGATTGTCAATGTACTTCTGCATACGAAGGAAAAACTTGTGAAAACG taCGCAATTGGTGCGAAGAGAGAGAGACACCTTGTCCTGGCAACGCAACATGCTTCAATGACGTGAATATTCTGAAATCTCGTTGCGAGTGCAACGCGGGGTTTACAGGGGATGCGGAATTACGTTGTGTTG CATTTTGTCCTGACTCATCCATGGTGAAAGACAATGTTACTTTAACTTTCAACACTTCCTATACTGGAAGGGTAGCCCATTCCACGGAAAAGTGTGACG GTCGTTCAAAAGCTTCGGTTGTTTGCGTTACAACATTTAACGGTAACACGGCTGTTTCTGAATATCCAGAATCTGGAGTCACCTTGGTGAAATGTGGTACAACAGTGGATGATGTGGTATCCAAG GTAACTGATACGACGACTGACTCCAAAAAACTAACGGAACAGACAAAAAAATTAGAAGTCTTGACGTCGGGTGATGCACTTAAGGAAGACGATGTCAGTAAAGTAGCTGAATATATTGATGACGTTGCAAAAATTTCTGGAAAGAGCAAGAATACG GTTACTGTCGAAATTTTGAGCGGTATTGTCAATACAGCCGATAACCTAATCAGTTCGAAGTCAATTTCGTTTCTTCAGACCGCCCCCACACCTACCCCCGCAACCCCAAAACCTGGAAACCCTCCACCGCCGACTGAAGCACCCATTTCAGCCGcccaaaaagaaaaagaaataaaacagaATATTTTGAAGAGCCTGACAATTTTAGCAGAACAAGTGACAATACCTAACGACACCGATGAAGTCGTAATTGAAACAAAGAGCATGATTGTAAAG GTTATCGAAACTCcagtttttgttcaaaattcaaGTGATCCACAGCCTCAGCCTCAAGTGACCTTTGCTCCAGTCTTAACCAAATTCACTGGTAGACAAACAAATGGCTCTAACGTTACTGAAACACAAATGAGTGTTCCCCTACAAATCCGTATTCCGGGTTCTGCAATAGTAAAAGCAAACAAAGAAATTAGTGAAACAACCAAGGAAAAGATCCGGATATCATTCTTACTGCATAAGGATGATACTCTGTTTCCGTCCAGGAAAAATCCAGAAATG ATTATTGCTGCAAACTTGGGAAGCAACGTGACTCTCAAAAATCTAGAGGAAGACGTCATAGTGACATATGAAGAAGTTAGCAGCCCAGCAGGAATATCAAATTCATCAAAACCAATGTTT CAAGAATTTACGGAATATGAGTGTGTTTATTGGGACTTTGATACCGGATCTTGGTCCGCAGAAGGGTGTTGTATTGATTTTGACGATTTAAATCTTTCAACATGCCGATGCGACCATTTGACAAACTATGCAGTACTCGTG tCCAAATCAAATATACCTGCTGACTTGGTATTGGATATAGTTAGTGACATAGGATGTGCTCTCTCCATATTTGGTCTTATCTGCACCATCATTATTCATTGCTTGAAGGA GGATATACGAAAGAAGCGACCAATTCAACTACTTTTACACACCTGCTTTTGCTTGCTATTCTCCTACGTAATTTTTATTGCGGGAATGTCAGTAGAATCGTCATCCTTAAGCGATAACGTTTGCGTAACAATCGCAGCTCTTCTGCAATATTTTTACCTCGCAACGTGGTGTTGGATGTCTGTCTATGCCAACGATATGTACAGGTCGTTCCTCAAG GTCTTCAATTCTAATACTTCTGGATACATGACAAAATGTGTGATATTCGCCTACGGATTCCCTCTGTTGATTACACTTACAAACGCCTGTATTGCGGTATTACATTTTGATGCCAACAACAAATATCTTTCTTTGTGCCCTAATAAAG ATGGATATAGCGAagaaataaaatccaaatttcCTCGAAAATCGGCATATGTTTCTCCAAATTTCTGTTGGATACATGATTTTTCTCTATATATTGGATTCCTTTTACCGGTTGCACTGATGCTTGTGTTCAATATTTTTGTCTCGGCGATGGTCATGAAAACTCTACTAAATCGTGCAAGCCAG GTTCAATCTTCAGCCAAACAGACTACAGCGAAAGACCATTTATTAATCAGCATAACACTCGCGGCTAGCACTGGTTTGACATGGATAGTTGGTTATCTAATGCTTCTTTCTGAGGACCCTACCTATCTTCTGGTAACAAGCTGGATATTTGCTATCTTCAACACAACACAG GGCCTTGTAATATTTTTCACCACTTGCGTAC